Proteins from a single region of Nocardiopsis dassonvillei subsp. dassonvillei DSM 43111:
- a CDS encoding glycoside hydrolase family 13 protein: protein MKFVRDPHHDGSPDHVSVGEGRARLRVRVPGGADAVYARVVEDGEGVTFRAERTHASDGAVWFEASVPLRPVVTNYRFAIVRGTEYTWLNQEGVHGHEVTDAADFRLIDGPPPPAWVPGTSVYQIFPDRFARDDDSVEPPAEHPDWALPRSWDDEPSAFGLTATREYFGGTLDGVRRRLDHLAALGVEVVYLTPVFPARSTHRYDAATFSEVDPLLGGDRALRELARAAHERGMRVMGDLTTNHTGDAHEWFLAARADADSAEAGFYHFTDHPDGYVGWLGVPSLPKLDYSSAELRRRVYGADDSVLVGWLTGPDALDGWRVDVANMTGRNGAQDLNREVSGEIAARMREVDDRRGGDGSWLLAEHFHDAGPDTHHDGWHGVMNYAGFTRPVWTWLNTAPEHVRYLRTDSPLPRGGAEQAVRAMRATNAGLPWRVLTHSVNALSTHDSTRFRTVVGGDAGRHEVGVAAQVTLPGVPFVFAGDEIGMEGVDGENARRPMPWHRPEAWDTGTMEAHTRLLALRRELPALQTGGLRWLDAGPHHMTFLRSLEGRVVLVHLADGPHGGLSAALADLDVSGLEVLARGGGARVVLEGSERVELAADGPGYVIASGS, encoded by the coding sequence ATGAAGTTCGTCCGCGACCCCCACCACGACGGATCCCCCGACCACGTCAGCGTCGGGGAGGGCCGGGCGCGACTGCGCGTGCGCGTGCCCGGAGGCGCGGACGCGGTGTACGCCCGCGTGGTGGAGGACGGCGAGGGCGTCACCTTCCGGGCGGAGAGGACGCACGCCTCGGACGGCGCCGTCTGGTTCGAGGCGAGTGTGCCGCTGCGCCCGGTGGTGACCAACTACCGGTTCGCGATCGTGCGCGGCACCGAGTACACCTGGCTCAACCAGGAGGGCGTCCACGGACACGAGGTGACCGACGCGGCGGACTTCCGGCTGATCGACGGTCCCCCGCCGCCCGCGTGGGTTCCGGGCACGAGCGTCTACCAGATCTTCCCGGACCGCTTCGCCCGCGACGACGACTCCGTCGAGCCCCCGGCCGAGCACCCCGACTGGGCGCTGCCCCGCTCCTGGGACGACGAGCCCTCCGCCTTCGGGCTGACCGCGACCCGCGAGTACTTCGGCGGCACGCTCGACGGGGTCCGCCGCCGCCTGGACCACCTGGCCGCGCTGGGCGTGGAGGTGGTCTACCTGACCCCCGTCTTCCCGGCGCGCTCCACGCACCGCTACGACGCGGCCACCTTCTCCGAGGTGGACCCGCTGCTGGGCGGGGACCGGGCCCTGCGGGAGCTGGCGCGGGCCGCGCACGAGCGCGGCATGCGGGTGATGGGCGACCTGACCACCAACCACACCGGGGACGCCCACGAGTGGTTCCTGGCGGCTCGGGCCGACGCGGACTCCGCCGAGGCGGGGTTCTACCACTTCACCGACCACCCGGACGGCTACGTGGGCTGGCTGGGTGTGCCCAGCCTGCCCAAGCTGGACTACTCCTCGGCCGAACTGCGGCGCAGGGTCTACGGCGCCGACGACTCGGTGCTCGTGGGCTGGCTGACCGGGCCGGACGCGCTGGACGGATGGCGCGTCGACGTGGCCAACATGACCGGGCGCAACGGCGCGCAGGACCTCAACCGCGAGGTCTCCGGGGAGATCGCGGCACGGATGCGCGAGGTGGACGACCGGCGGGGCGGCGACGGTTCGTGGCTGCTGGCCGAGCACTTCCACGACGCGGGCCCCGACACCCACCACGACGGGTGGCACGGGGTGATGAACTACGCCGGGTTCACCCGGCCGGTGTGGACCTGGCTGAACACCGCGCCCGAGCACGTGCGCTACCTGCGCACGGACTCGCCGCTGCCGCGCGGCGGCGCCGAACAGGCGGTGCGGGCGATGCGCGCGACCAACGCCGGGCTGCCCTGGCGGGTGCTGACGCACAGCGTGAACGCGCTGAGCACGCACGACTCGACGCGCTTTCGGACCGTGGTGGGCGGCGACGCCGGCCGGCACGAGGTCGGGGTGGCGGCGCAGGTGACCCTGCCCGGCGTGCCGTTCGTGTTCGCGGGCGACGAGATCGGCATGGAGGGCGTGGACGGGGAGAACGCCCGCAGGCCCATGCCCTGGCACCGGCCCGAGGCGTGGGACACAGGGACGATGGAGGCGCACACCCGGCTGCTGGCCCTGCGCCGGGAGCTGCCCGCGCTCCAGACCGGCGGCCTGCGCTGGTTGGACGCGGGGCCGCACCACATGACGTTCCTGCGCTCGCTCGAAGGCCGGGTGGTGCTGGTGCACCTGGCCGACGGACCGCACGGGGGGCTGTCCGCGGCCCTGGCCGACCTGGACGTCTCGGGTCTGGAGGTGCTCGCCCGGGGCGGCGGGGCTCGGGTGGTCCTGGAGGGTTCGGAGCGGGTGGAGTTGGCGGCGGACGGGCCCGGCTACGTCATCGCGTCCGGGAGCTGA
- a CDS encoding thioesterase II family protein: protein MHEGVLIRPRPVPRAGFRIFLLHHAGGSSLGYRPWVRHFPADWEVCLVEAPGRGRTAAEEPFRNAGELARHLRAHLAPELDRPFGFFGHSMGALLAHELTALLAADGPADPAWLGVSAWSPAPGPEHDDPRHLLSSERLRRSIARMGGTAVGSLDDPEQWKLVEPLIRADLELVDTWRPDPDAPPLRTPLSVFGGRDDPGVTPERLAAWDGRASGPVERHILPGEHFYFVGRTGDVVARIVKDVQAALPQEV, encoded by the coding sequence GTGCACGAGGGCGTCCTCATCCGGCCCCGACCCGTTCCCCGGGCAGGCTTCCGGATCTTCCTGCTGCACCACGCGGGCGGATCCTCCCTGGGCTACCGGCCCTGGGTGCGCCACTTCCCGGCCGACTGGGAGGTGTGCCTGGTGGAGGCGCCCGGACGCGGCCGGACGGCGGCGGAGGAGCCCTTCCGCAACGCCGGAGAACTCGCCCGCCACCTGCGCGCGCACCTGGCCCCCGAACTGGACCGCCCCTTCGGGTTCTTCGGCCACAGCATGGGCGCGCTCCTGGCGCACGAACTGACCGCCCTGCTGGCCGCCGACGGCCCCGCCGACCCCGCCTGGCTCGGGGTGTCGGCGTGGAGTCCGGCCCCGGGGCCCGAACACGACGATCCCCGGCACCTGCTGTCCTCCGAGCGGCTGCGTCGGAGCATCGCCCGCATGGGCGGGACCGCCGTCGGTTCCCTGGACGACCCCGAGCAGTGGAAGCTCGTGGAGCCGCTGATCCGCGCCGACCTCGAACTCGTCGACACCTGGCGCCCGGATCCGGACGCCCCGCCGCTGCGGACGCCGCTGTCGGTCTTCGGCGGCCGGGACGACCCCGGCGTCACGCCCGAGCGCCTCGCCGCCTGGGACGGCCGCGCCTCGGGGCCGGTGGAGCGCCACATCCTGCCCGGCGAGCACTTCTACTTCGTCGGCCGGACCGGCGACGTGGTCGCCCGGATCGTCAAGGACGTCCAGGCCGCCCTGCCCCAGGAGGTCTAG
- a CDS encoding MFS transporter, with protein sequence MGTRALPPTLRHRGFGLLLAGRGSGELGSAMLPVAVVGLVLAGHGPLLLGLVLGARCGMPAWLLLTGYAATGTGFMLLGVYWHTALQRAIPQDLLSVVISVDEVGSFALEPVGYALAGALAQTVGPRPVLVGAAVAGLVTTLVPLAVPGVSRLADPDRPAAAL encoded by the coding sequence ATGGGTACGCGTGCGCTGCCCCCGACCCTGCGCCACCGGGGGTTCGGCCTTCTCCTCGCGGGCAGGGGCTCCGGCGAACTCGGCTCGGCGATGCTGCCCGTGGCCGTGGTCGGCCTGGTGCTGGCCGGACACGGACCGCTGCTCCTGGGCCTGGTCCTGGGCGCGCGGTGTGGCATGCCCGCCTGGCTGCTGCTGACCGGCTACGCCGCCACCGGCACGGGCTTCATGCTCCTGGGCGTGTACTGGCACACCGCCCTGCAACGGGCGATCCCCCAGGACCTGCTCAGCGTGGTGATCAGCGTCGACGAGGTGGGCAGCTTCGCGCTGGAACCGGTCGGGTACGCGCTGGCCGGGGCCCTGGCCCAAACCGTGGGGCCGCGCCCCGTGCTGGTCGGCGCGGCCGTGGCCGGGCTGGTGACCACGCTCGTGCCGCTGGCCGTTCCCGGCGTCTCCCGCCTGGCCGACCCGGACCGACCGGCCGCCGCGCTCTGA
- a CDS encoding L-rhamnose mutarotase, with product MQRVCFILKVRRERLAEYRERHAEVWPEMREALSATGWHNYSLFCTEEGMVVGYLETEDFEAARAAMAETDVNARWQAEMAPFFEGLPGRPDEGMVPLTEVFHLA from the coding sequence GTGCAGCGCGTCTGCTTCATCCTCAAGGTCCGCCGGGAACGCCTCGCCGAGTACCGGGAACGGCACGCCGAGGTGTGGCCGGAGATGCGCGAGGCCCTCAGCGCCACCGGCTGGCACAACTACTCGCTGTTCTGCACCGAGGAGGGCATGGTCGTCGGCTACCTGGAGACCGAGGACTTCGAGGCCGCCCGCGCCGCGATGGCCGAAACCGACGTCAACGCCCGCTGGCAGGCCGAGATGGCGCCGTTCTTCGAGGGCCTGCCCGGCCGTCCCGACGAGGGCATGGTGCCGCTGACCGAGGTCTTCCACCTCGCCTGA
- the rhaS gene encoding rhamnose ABC transporter substrate-binding protein, with the protein MTQGRPRHLLLAASAFAVLMTAACGGGTTIEDAQEENETGPTGTADPDARIPEGLKIDFLPKQLNNPFFEIVNQGGAEAVEEVGGTATERGGTEATADSQVEYVNAASQAGSDVIVIAANDPDAVCPALNEARDNGAAIVGYDSDANCTDVFVNQSSTELIGRTLVEMIAEDLGGEGTFAVLSATPNATNQNAWIAAMEEVLAEEEYADLELVETVYGNDDDLESFQEMQGLMQSHPDLDGVVSPTTVGIAAAARYVSDSEYRGEVAVTGLGTPNQMREFVHDGTVGRFALWNPLDLGYLAGYTGAALRAGQITGAEGETFTAGRLGEFTFETEGEIVLGPPQVFDAGNVDDFDF; encoded by the coding sequence ATGACCCAGGGCCGCCCACGCCACCTGCTCCTGGCCGCGTCCGCGTTCGCGGTGCTGATGACCGCCGCCTGCGGCGGGGGCACCACCATCGAGGACGCCCAGGAGGAGAACGAGACCGGGCCGACCGGGACCGCCGACCCGGACGCGCGGATCCCCGAGGGCCTGAAGATCGACTTCCTGCCCAAGCAGCTCAACAACCCCTTCTTCGAGATCGTCAACCAGGGCGGCGCCGAGGCCGTCGAGGAGGTCGGCGGAACGGCCACCGAGCGCGGCGGCACCGAGGCCACGGCCGACTCCCAGGTGGAGTACGTCAACGCGGCCAGCCAGGCGGGCAGCGACGTCATCGTGATCGCCGCCAACGACCCCGACGCGGTCTGCCCCGCGCTCAACGAGGCCCGCGACAACGGCGCGGCCATCGTCGGCTACGACTCCGACGCCAACTGCACCGACGTGTTCGTCAACCAGTCCTCCACCGAGCTCATCGGCCGCACCCTGGTCGAGATGATCGCCGAGGACCTGGGCGGCGAGGGTACCTTCGCGGTGCTGTCGGCCACCCCCAACGCCACCAACCAGAACGCCTGGATCGCGGCGATGGAGGAGGTGCTGGCCGAGGAGGAGTACGCCGACCTGGAGCTGGTCGAGACCGTCTACGGCAACGACGACGACCTGGAGTCCTTCCAGGAGATGCAGGGCCTCATGCAGTCCCACCCCGACCTGGACGGCGTGGTCTCGCCGACCACGGTCGGCATCGCCGCGGCGGCCCGCTACGTCAGCGACTCCGAGTACCGGGGCGAGGTGGCCGTCACCGGCCTGGGCACGCCCAACCAGATGCGCGAGTTCGTGCACGACGGCACCGTGGGGCGGTTCGCCCTGTGGAACCCGCTCGACCTGGGCTACCTGGCCGGGTACACCGGCGCGGCGCTCAGGGCCGGACAGATCACCGGCGCCGAGGGCGAGACCTTCACGGCCGGACGCCTGGGCGAGTTCACCTTCGAGACCGAGGGGGAGATCGTGCTCGGCCCGCCGCAGGTCTTCGACGCCGGGAACGTGGACGACTTCGACTTCTGA